The following are encoded together in the Acidobacteriota bacterium genome:
- a CDS encoding DUF6364 family protein, translating into MKTNVTLKLDADLIREARVLAAEEGQSISALLTERLEALIRERKAFDKARRRALARLREGFDLGFTPPKSRDELHER; encoded by the coding sequence ATGAAGACCAACGTCACCCTCAAGCTCGACGCCGACCTCATCCGCGAGGCCCGGGTCCTGGCGGCCGAAGAAGGGCAATCGATTAGCGCACTCCTGACGGAACGGCTCGAGGCGCTGATCCGCGAACGGAAGGCATTCGACAAGGCGCGGCGGCGCGCCTTGGCGCGATTGCGCGAGGGGTTCGACCTCGGCTTCACTCCTCCCAAGTCGCGAGACGAGCTGCATGAGCGATAG